In a single window of the Olivibacter sp. SDN3 genome:
- a CDS encoding 3-keto-5-aminohexanoate cleavage protein encodes MEIAEILIAKGIGIEAGLSNSADAQKLAGTGLYKHCFRFLIEPQEKTTYEALTNVTSIEKILRKIHTNQSVLLHGTDTTVWDLVSVAFSKKIDTRIGFEDTVYLEPNSLAKSNYDLIGKAIRIRQKMYNY; translated from the coding sequence GTGGAAATAGCTGAAATTTTGATTGCGAAAGGAATTGGGATTGAAGCAGGATTGTCTAATTCAGCAGACGCACAAAAATTGGCAGGTACAGGGCTTTATAAACATTGTTTCCGTTTTTTAATTGAGCCACAGGAAAAGACTACATATGAGGCATTAACCAACGTAACGTCTATTGAAAAAATACTTAGAAAAATTCATACAAACCAAAGTGTATTATTACACGGGACTGACACTACGGTTTGGGACTTGGTTTCAGTAGCTTTTAGTAAAAAAATTGACACAAGGATTGGATTTGAAGATACTGTTTACTTAGAACCGAACAGCTTAGCAAAGAGCAATTACGACTTAATAGGTAAGGCAATAAGAATCAGACAAAAAATGTATAACTACTAA
- a CDS encoding AraC family transcriptional regulator: MANITPYRIKSITEIHRLMELPKPHHPLIGIIDVTGMENQPSFGNIVSDLYAVVLKRGCNKLLYGQQQFDFDEGVMGFMAPGQILRGEKKGMPSKLDGWMLFIHPDFLWGTPLANKIKKYEYFDYSVNEALFLSDKEEAIINDIAKNVQNEYESNIDKFSKQIIVSHLENLLSYAERFYNRQFITREKSNHQILDRLEKLLSDYFNSDDLVTKGLPTVQYISEELNLSVSYLSRLLKTLTGQSTQQFIHDKLIEKAKEKLSTTDLSISEIAYELGFEHSQSFSKLFKTKTNVSPLEFRQSFN, translated from the coding sequence ATGGCAAACATAACACCATACAGAATAAAATCCATAACGGAAATACACCGTTTAATGGAACTTCCGAAGCCTCATCATCCGCTCATCGGCATCATTGATGTTACGGGTATGGAAAATCAGCCGAGTTTTGGCAATATCGTGTCCGACTTATATGCTGTGGTATTGAAAAGAGGTTGTAACAAACTTCTTTACGGACAACAGCAATTCGATTTTGATGAAGGCGTAATGGGTTTTATGGCACCAGGTCAGATTTTACGTGGCGAAAAAAAAGGTATGCCTTCTAAACTTGATGGTTGGATGCTGTTCATACACCCCGATTTTTTGTGGGGAACACCGTTAGCAAATAAAATAAAGAAATACGAATACTTTGACTATTCCGTAAATGAAGCTCTGTTTCTTTCCGATAAAGAAGAAGCCATTATCAATGACATTGCAAAAAATGTTCAAAATGAATATGAGTCGAACATTGATAAATTCAGTAAACAGATTATCGTTTCGCATCTTGAAAATTTATTGAGTTATGCAGAACGGTTTTACAATCGCCAATTCATCACAAGAGAAAAAAGTAATCATCAAATCCTTGACCGATTGGAAAAACTACTTTCAGATTACTTTAACAGCGATGATTTGGTAACGAAAGGCTTGCCGACAGTCCAATATATTTCGGAAGAACTAAACCTATCGGTAAGTTATCTAAGTCGTTTGCTCAAAACGCTAACAGGACAAAGCACACAACAATTCATTCACGACAAGTTGATAGAAAAAGCGAAAGAGAAACTATCCACAACAGACTTATCCATAAGCGAAATTGCGTATGAATTGGGCTTTGAACATTCTCAATCGTTCAGCAAATTGTTTAAGACAAAGACCAACGTTTCGCCTTTGGAGTTTAGACAATCGTTTAACTGA
- a CDS encoding MoaD/ThiS family protein, with protein MGISVFFFGQLTDITGCAIMQLKDEVQDTDQLDNLLKERYPLLQQSKYVITVDRTIIRENRRLTPDTEIALLPPFSGG; from the coding sequence ATGGGAATTTCAGTGTTTTTTTTTGGACAGTTGACAGATATTACAGGTTGCGCTATCATGCAGCTGAAAGATGAGGTACAGGATACCGACCAATTGGATAATTTATTGAAAGAAAGGTATCCACTTTTGCAGCAATCAAAATATGTGATCACAGTTGATCGGACGATTATCAGGGAAAATAGGAGATTGACACCGGATACCGAGATTGCTTTATTGCCTCCTTTTTCGGGTGGTTAA
- a CDS encoding Gfo/Idh/MocA family protein has translation MANFNLNRRKFIQGASAVLTLSALQAKGLTFANTHNNMRVGLIGAGWYGKSDLFRLIQVRDINVVAVCDVDSNHLEEAGKLISERQVSKKVPKLYGDYRKMLADHKLDLVLIGTPDHWHALQAIDAMTSGAHVYLQKPVSVDVLEGEAILSTARKYNKKVQVGTQRRSTPHLIDAKENVIDKGLLGKISHVDMCCYYHMRKNGNPPLEPVPNFLDYEMWTGPAPLRPYDSLPHGSWWRTFMEYGNGITGDMCVHMFDTVRWLLQLKWPKRVNATGGIYVQKEGKSNIADTQTAIFEYDELNCIWQHRTWGDPADPEYPWAFVIYGDKGTLKGSTMKYEFIPTGKGDRIVKDVVYEKEKFPEDLNEPRIELNAAPATRSHMLNLLSAIENDHLPVADIEEGHISTASCILANLSMQLNRPLIYDSQKKICINDPEATKLLRRPYRKPWQHPMT, from the coding sequence ATGGCTAACTTTAATCTGAACCGTAGAAAATTCATTCAAGGCGCTAGCGCTGTTTTAACTTTATCTGCATTGCAGGCCAAGGGGTTAACGTTTGCAAACACACATAACAACATGCGGGTCGGTTTAATTGGAGCGGGGTGGTATGGGAAAAGTGATCTTTTCAGACTCATTCAGGTCAGGGATATCAATGTTGTTGCAGTGTGCGATGTGGATAGTAATCATCTAGAGGAAGCAGGAAAGCTGATCAGTGAGCGACAAGTCTCAAAGAAGGTCCCAAAGTTATACGGAGATTACAGGAAGATGCTGGCAGATCATAAACTGGATCTAGTTCTCATCGGTACTCCGGATCACTGGCATGCGCTGCAGGCTATTGACGCAATGACGTCAGGTGCGCATGTTTATTTACAAAAACCCGTTAGCGTCGATGTACTTGAAGGAGAAGCAATACTTAGCACAGCACGAAAATACAACAAAAAAGTACAGGTAGGCACACAAAGGAGAAGCACCCCTCATCTGATCGATGCTAAAGAGAATGTGATAGATAAAGGTTTGCTTGGTAAGATATCACACGTCGATATGTGTTGTTACTATCATATGAGGAAGAATGGGAATCCACCACTAGAGCCTGTTCCCAACTTTCTAGATTATGAAATGTGGACTGGCCCGGCTCCTTTACGTCCATATGACAGCCTACCCCATGGAAGCTGGTGGAGAACCTTTATGGAATATGGAAATGGAATTACGGGTGATATGTGTGTTCATATGTTTGACACAGTGCGCTGGTTGTTACAACTTAAATGGCCTAAGCGGGTCAATGCAACCGGAGGGATCTACGTTCAAAAAGAAGGAAAATCTAATATTGCCGATACACAGACCGCTATTTTTGAATATGATGAACTGAACTGTATATGGCAACATCGAACATGGGGCGACCCGGCTGATCCTGAATATCCATGGGCATTTGTTATTTATGGTGATAAAGGCACCTTAAAGGGAAGTACCATGAAGTATGAGTTTATCCCAACAGGCAAAGGCGATCGAATTGTGAAAGACGTAGTATACGAGAAGGAAAAGTTTCCGGAGGATTTAAATGAGCCCAGAATTGAACTGAATGCAGCACCGGCTACTCGAAGCCACATGCTGAATCTCCTTTCGGCTATTGAAAATGACCATTTACCTGTTGCAGATATTGAAGAGGGACACATATCAACTGCTAGTTGCATACTAGCCAATCTATCCATGCAGTTAAATCGGCCGCTTATATATGATTCGCAAAAAAAAATATGCATTAATGATCCCGAAGCGACAAAGCTATTGAGAAGACCCTATAGGAAACCTTGGCAACATCCCATGACGTAG
- a CDS encoding HesA/MoeB/ThiF family protein: MKDHNVYARYHRQLILDDFGIDSQRKLLQAKVLIIGAGGLGCPILLYMTAAGVGQIGVADNGLVELSNLHRQVIYTMEDIGKPKVDCCKSMLNAINPDVTIRTYPYLLDNSNLLDLIAGYDLIIDGTDNFQAKYMINDACALMAKPLVYGAVSRYEGQVAVFMGGINYRDIFPHPPQETEVLNCSEAGVLGILPGIIGNLMANECIKLLTGVGEVLTGSLLTYDARRNTFFTIAVTPTALGKKLLPKNRATFETMDYHYLCNKEVWTTAEIGKEAFVSLLEQEEVDVVDIREIGEQPNLTAIAHLRIPLSTLAGKLSMIKRDTVVFVCQSGKRSLQAVKQWEEVIGQNNKKVYSLKGGIHTLL; encoded by the coding sequence ATGAAAGATCACAACGTCTATGCGCGTTATCATCGGCAGTTAATTTTAGATGACTTTGGCATAGATAGCCAACGAAAACTATTACAGGCTAAGGTGTTGATTATTGGTGCTGGTGGTTTGGGATGTCCTATATTGTTGTATATGACGGCCGCGGGTGTTGGGCAGATTGGTGTAGCCGATAATGGCTTGGTGGAGTTAAGCAACTTGCACAGACAGGTAATCTATACTATGGAAGACATCGGCAAACCTAAAGTCGACTGTTGTAAGAGCATGTTAAATGCCATAAATCCTGATGTAACCATTCGTACGTACCCTTATCTCTTGGATAATTCGAACTTATTGGATTTAATAGCAGGTTATGATCTGATAATTGATGGGACAGATAACTTTCAGGCTAAATACATGATCAATGATGCATGTGCATTAATGGCTAAGCCATTAGTGTATGGAGCGGTTTCAAGATATGAAGGGCAAGTGGCGGTTTTTATGGGAGGTATAAATTATCGGGATATTTTCCCCCATCCTCCACAGGAAACGGAGGTGCTGAACTGTAGTGAGGCGGGGGTATTGGGTATTTTACCAGGTATTATCGGGAACCTGATGGCTAATGAGTGTATCAAGCTCTTAACGGGAGTGGGTGAGGTACTAACCGGAAGCTTGCTTACCTACGATGCACGCAGAAATACTTTCTTTACCATTGCCGTTACACCTACTGCATTAGGCAAAAAGCTGCTTCCAAAAAACCGAGCTACTTTTGAAACTATGGATTACCATTACTTATGTAATAAGGAGGTCTGGACTACTGCTGAGATAGGCAAAGAAGCGTTTGTATCGTTGCTGGAACAGGAAGAGGTGGATGTGGTGGATATACGGGAGATTGGAGAACAACCCAATTTGACAGCGATTGCGCATTTAAGAATTCCCTTATCGACGTTGGCTGGTAAGCTTTCTATGATAAAGAGAGATACGGTAGTTTTTGTATGTCAAAGTGGAAAACGGAGCTTACAGGCTGTAAAGCAATGGGAGGAAGTAATCGGGCAAAACAATAAAAAGGTATATAGCCTAAAAGGAGGAATACATACTTTATTATGA
- a CDS encoding molybdenum cofactor biosynthesis protein MoaE — MTFKIQNLFLEGPIAADMVANTIQKYSSSPTIGACSFFIGQIRADRVGERTVAAIYYTAYKEMAIERMRKISKEISEKYALVKIEIVHSLGEVAVGEICLFVLAASAHRKAAMEACDELVEKVKRELPIWGKECFADEGYQWKVNQ; from the coding sequence ATGACTTTTAAGATTCAGAATCTTTTCTTGGAAGGCCCTATTGCCGCTGATATGGTTGCCAATACCATACAAAAATATAGCTCGAGCCCTACCATTGGAGCGTGTAGCTTTTTTATTGGTCAGATTCGAGCGGATAGAGTAGGGGAGCGAACAGTCGCAGCCATTTATTACACAGCTTATAAGGAAATGGCAATAGAAAGGATGCGGAAAATTAGTAAAGAAATCTCTGAAAAATACGCACTCGTGAAAATAGAGATCGTACATAGTCTTGGAGAGGTCGCTGTTGGCGAAATATGTCTGTTTGTGTTGGCTGCTTCAGCCCATCGAAAAGCTGCAATGGAAGCTTGTGATGAGCTGGTGGAAAAAGTAAAAAGAGAATTACCTATATGGGGCAAAGAATGTTTTGCCGACGAAGGGTATCAATGGAAAGTAAATCAATAA
- the moaA gene encoding GTP 3',8-cyclase MoaA has protein sequence MIKDTFHREHNYLRISLTDVCNLRCFYCMPEESYDFTPKVHIMRADEIEVIAKTFVDLGVSKIRLTGGEPMARKDFGNILLRLAKLPVELNITTNATLLDTYLTVLKEAHVKTLNISLDTLSAEKFKYLTRRDKFTLTMNNIRKAIQKGFRVKINMVVMKGFNDMEILDFIAWTQQDPVEVRFIEFMPFSGNRWTSNQVTSWKEILTMVEEHYAVIPLRGDVHDTAKKYALSGYESFFSIISTMSAPFCAGCNRMRLTADGKMKNCLFSKGETDLLSALRNGEPIRELILRNILGKAEKLGGQFDANFKELKSEDIENRSMISIGG, from the coding sequence ATGATTAAAGATACTTTTCATAGGGAGCATAATTATTTACGGATTTCGCTCACCGATGTTTGTAATCTGCGGTGTTTTTACTGTATGCCGGAAGAAAGCTATGATTTTACCCCTAAGGTGCATATAATGCGTGCAGATGAAATTGAAGTCATTGCAAAGACTTTTGTTGATCTGGGGGTTAGTAAAATTCGTCTCACGGGCGGAGAGCCCATGGCAAGAAAGGATTTTGGCAATATTCTATTACGACTAGCCAAGCTACCCGTAGAGTTAAACATTACCACTAACGCTACATTGTTGGATACCTATTTAACTGTGCTGAAAGAGGCGCATGTGAAGACCCTAAACATCAGCCTCGACACCTTGTCGGCAGAAAAATTCAAATACCTAACGAGGCGTGACAAGTTTACACTTACCATGAATAACATCCGAAAGGCGATACAGAAAGGGTTTCGGGTAAAGATTAATATGGTAGTAATGAAAGGCTTCAACGATATGGAAATATTGGATTTTATTGCATGGACGCAACAGGATCCCGTAGAAGTACGCTTTATTGAGTTTATGCCTTTCTCAGGCAACCGATGGACGAGCAATCAGGTGACTAGTTGGAAAGAAATATTGACAATGGTTGAAGAGCATTATGCGGTGATTCCATTAAGGGGTGATGTACATGATACGGCGAAGAAATATGCTTTATCGGGCTATGAAAGCTTTTTTTCCATTATAAGTACCATGAGTGCCCCCTTTTGTGCGGGATGCAACAGGATGCGTCTTACAGCGGACGGTAAAATGAAAAATTGTCTTTTCTCGAAAGGTGAGACAGATCTGTTGTCGGCATTGAGAAACGGCGAACCTATCCGAGAGTTGATTCTACGTAACATACTCGGGAAGGCTGAAAAACTCGGCGGCCAGTTTGATGCCAATTTTAAAGAATTGAAGAGTGAAGATATCGAAAATAGAAGCATGATCAGCATTGGCGGGTAA
- a CDS encoding SDR family oxidoreductase, translating to MELKNSTILVTGGTSGIGLEFVKQLTKKEANIIVTGRNLDKLNETKKQFPKISIFQSDVSKLQDIEQLYKDVTEQFPQLNIIINNAGIMRNLDLQDTGLSLENITSEIETNLSGTIRMNHRFLPHLKTKKSSAIVNVSSGLAFLPFPMSPIYSVTKSGVHVYSKVLRLQLKNTSVKVFELVPPLTETTLMNAFTDDVDKNTLGSAMKVEKMVGVAINGLLKDKFEIKPGMSKALKLIGRIAPNFFLNYVDKTLDKAKAKKKNKK from the coding sequence ATGGAATTAAAAAACAGCACAATCTTGGTTACAGGCGGTACAAGCGGAATAGGTTTGGAGTTTGTAAAACAATTGACCAAAAAAGAGGCAAATATCATCGTTACAGGTCGTAACCTTGACAAACTAAATGAAACCAAAAAACAGTTTCCGAAAATTTCAATCTTTCAAAGCGATGTGAGCAAACTGCAGGACATTGAACAACTTTACAAAGATGTTACCGAACAATTTCCGCAACTGAACATCATCATCAACAACGCAGGAATTATGCGCAACCTGGACTTACAGGACACCGGTTTGAGCCTGGAAAACATCACGTCTGAAATCGAAACAAATTTATCCGGCACCATCCGTATGAACCACCGGTTTTTGCCGCATTTGAAAACGAAAAAATCATCGGCAATCGTCAATGTTTCTTCAGGTTTGGCGTTTCTGCCCTTTCCAATGTCCCCCATTTACAGCGTAACTAAATCAGGCGTTCACGTCTATTCAAAAGTGTTGCGTTTGCAACTGAAAAATACGAGTGTTAAGGTATTTGAACTTGTACCACCACTAACCGAAACAACGTTGATGAATGCTTTTACAGATGACGTTGACAAGAATACTTTGGGCTCGGCTATGAAGGTGGAAAAAATGGTTGGTGTAGCAATCAACGGACTTTTGAAAGACAAATTTGAAATCAAACCCGGAATGTCGAAAGCATTAAAGTTGATAGGAAGAATTGCCCCAAATTTCTTTTTGAATTATGTGGACAAAACCCTTGATAAAGCCAAAGCAAAAAAGAAAAACAAGAAATGA
- a CDS encoding NTP transferase domain-containing protein yields the protein MESTSNDIRFGIIIIAAGMSRRLGTLKQLLSFKGNSLLMNTVLTAKQVKTGVTVVVLGAQAELLKKQIRAVELDVLVNGQYQEGMASSIRCGVQHVANRYKKVEGVVIMVCDQPYVDHTHVEALIEKSELTNAKVVASTYAGRKGVPAFFAKDMFPVLAELKGDIGAKYILRRRRGVATVAFPLGHIDIDTKEAYEQLLETTTMHNREKR from the coding sequence ATGGAAAGCACTAGCAATGATATACGGTTTGGCATCATTATAATAGCGGCAGGTATGTCCCGCAGGTTGGGTACGCTTAAGCAGTTACTTTCATTTAAAGGAAATTCTTTATTGATGAATACTGTTTTAACAGCAAAGCAGGTGAAGACAGGGGTGACGGTGGTAGTGTTGGGAGCCCAAGCGGAGTTGTTGAAAAAACAAATAAGGGCAGTAGAGCTGGATGTATTGGTGAATGGTCAATATCAAGAGGGAATGGCATCTTCCATCCGTTGTGGTGTTCAACATGTTGCCAACCGTTATAAAAAAGTGGAAGGCGTGGTAATAATGGTTTGTGATCAACCTTATGTAGACCATACACACGTAGAGGCGCTAATTGAAAAGTCTGAGTTAACGAATGCCAAAGTTGTTGCGAGTACATATGCAGGAAGAAAAGGGGTGCCTGCTTTTTTTGCTAAAGATATGTTTCCGGTTTTAGCGGAATTGAAAGGTGACATTGGCGCCAAATATATTTTGCGGCGACGGCGGGGCGTGGCAACAGTTGCTTTTCCTTTAGGCCATATTGATATCGACACCAAAGAGGCTTATGAACAACTATTGGAAACGACGACAATGCATAACCGAGAAAAACGATGA
- a CDS encoding sulfite exporter TauE/SafE family protein: MDSIFLFYVLLFGIAFLYSSVGHGGASGYLALMALYGVAPEVMKPTALLLNLFVALTSFIYYYRGNYFNKKLFIPLAIASVPMAFIGGSMTVDADLYKRMLGVFLLIPVARFLFFRDIKVDQTANPRLGWLILMGAGVGFLSGLLGIGGGVILSPILLLLAWTDQKQTAAISALFIFVNSLSGLFGQITKGIQFSPDMIAYVAVAFSGGLFGAYFGALRFQQRAIKLLLALVLVVASFKLFLPNLL; this comes from the coding sequence ATGGATAGTATTTTTTTGTTTTATGTGTTATTATTTGGTATAGCTTTTCTCTATTCATCTGTAGGGCATGGAGGAGCTAGCGGATATCTTGCATTGATGGCGCTATATGGTGTAGCGCCGGAAGTAATGAAGCCGACTGCTTTGCTATTGAACTTGTTTGTAGCATTAACCTCCTTTATTTACTATTATAGGGGTAATTATTTTAATAAAAAGCTATTTATACCTTTAGCTATAGCTTCTGTCCCGATGGCCTTTATCGGTGGAAGTATGACCGTAGATGCCGATCTGTACAAAAGGATGTTAGGGGTGTTTTTACTTATCCCGGTTGCTAGGTTCTTATTTTTCAGAGACATAAAAGTTGACCAAACGGCTAACCCACGATTGGGGTGGCTGATACTCATGGGAGCAGGTGTTGGATTTTTATCTGGTTTGCTGGGCATTGGTGGCGGTGTTATACTGTCGCCCATATTGTTGCTGCTGGCTTGGACAGACCAAAAGCAAACGGCAGCGATAAGTGCTTTGTTTATCTTTGTTAATTCGCTGTCAGGTTTGTTCGGGCAGATTACCAAAGGTATTCAGTTCAGTCCAGATATGATTGCTTATGTAGCGGTGGCCTTTTCAGGAGGGCTTTTCGGCGCGTACTTCGGTGCGTTACGTTTTCAGCAGCGAGCCATTAAGCTTTTGTTAGCATTGGTGCTCGTTGTTGCTTCATTTAAATTATTTTTACCTAATCTGTTATAA
- a CDS encoding universal stress protein has protein sequence MKTILIATDFSESATNAAKFAAFLSNKLHTKTIILYHTFEFLPLSQDAPKGIIASAEALIKQRMEHLDELKTVISDIVNSQVDIITITDSHGLNKGINLLAQQHEVEMVVIGLSGKNRIEQLIIGSNTARLTKECKLPLLIVPLKTTFVPIEQIILACDMKNVAGTVPVKYVKNITKQLDAKLTVVHVDKGSSFNPDIIWQQYTIHELLDELQPEYHFVENKNVSEGILNFAEQRKGQMIISIMKDRGFMENLFHKSVTKHLVHLASMPLLIMKLN, from the coding sequence ATGAAAACCATCTTAATAGCAACTGATTTTTCTGAATCTGCCACAAATGCAGCAAAATTTGCAGCTTTTCTGAGCAACAAACTACATACAAAAACCATTATCCTATACCATACTTTTGAGTTTTTGCCCCTTTCGCAAGACGCACCAAAAGGCATTATCGCAAGTGCAGAAGCACTAATAAAACAGCGTATGGAGCATCTTGACGAATTAAAAACCGTCATAAGCGATATTGTCAATTCGCAAGTAGATATCATCACAATAACCGATAGTCATGGACTTAACAAGGGAATTAACCTACTAGCACAGCAACATGAAGTCGAAATGGTGGTTATCGGATTATCGGGAAAAAACAGAATTGAACAATTAATCATCGGAAGCAATACCGCTAGACTTACGAAAGAATGTAAACTACCCTTGCTTATCGTCCCCTTGAAAACAACGTTCGTACCCATTGAACAAATTATTCTGGCATGCGATATGAAAAATGTTGCCGGCACGGTACCTGTAAAATATGTAAAAAACATCACCAAACAACTGGATGCTAAATTAACGGTTGTTCATGTCGATAAAGGTAGTTCTTTTAATCCAGACATTATTTGGCAACAATATACCATACACGAGCTTTTAGATGAGCTCCAACCGGAGTATCATTTTGTCGAAAACAAAAATGTAAGTGAGGGCATACTAAATTTCGCGGAACAGCGTAAGGGCCAAATGATTATTTCAATCATGAAAGATAGAGGTTTTATGGAGAACCTGTTTCACAAAAGTGTCACCAAGCATCTCGTGCATCTAGCCAGCATGCCACTTCTTATTATGAAATTAAATTAG
- a CDS encoding SDR family oxidoreductase produces MTTNKTALITGANKGIGFATAKQLAQLGYHVYIGSRNKSNGQKAVEQLNGLGLDNIDFIEIDVTDEQSVKNAKLELASQISKLDVLVNNAGIGGTYPQNASEVSIGNLRTVYEANFFGVIRVTQHFLELLKKSDEPRIVNVTSGLGSLTNHSDPNAPYYEFYKDFKMTAYNSSKTSLNAFTVMLAYEFKDTAFKINSVSPGFAATDLTNFSGYSPDEVINAIIKYATLDQDGATGKFIGEEGEVAW; encoded by the coding sequence ATGACAACAAATAAAACAGCCCTGATTACAGGAGCAAACAAAGGAATTGGTTTTGCCACAGCAAAACAATTAGCACAACTTGGTTATCACGTTTACATCGGAAGCCGCAATAAATCCAACGGACAAAAAGCCGTAGAACAACTAAATGGATTAGGATTGGATAACATTGATTTCATTGAAATAGACGTTACTGATGAGCAATCGGTTAAGAATGCGAAACTTGAATTAGCGAGCCAAATTTCCAAATTGGACGTACTCGTAAACAATGCAGGAATCGGAGGAACATATCCCCAAAATGCCTCTGAAGTTTCGATTGGTAATTTACGGACGGTTTATGAAGCAAACTTTTTTGGTGTTATCCGTGTAACGCAACACTTTCTCGAATTGTTGAAAAAATCTGATGAACCGAGAATTGTAAACGTAACAAGCGGATTAGGTTCGCTTACCAACCATAGCGACCCCAATGCTCCATATTACGAGTTTTACAAAGACTTTAAAATGACCGCATACAACAGTTCCAAAACTTCACTGAATGCCTTTACCGTAATGTTAGCCTATGAGTTTAAAGACACGGCTTTCAAAATCAACAGCGTTTCGCCCGGATTTGCGGCAACCGATTTAACCAATTTTTCGGGATACAGCCCCGATGAAGTAATCAATGCGATTATAAAATATGCCACGCTCGACCAAGACGGTGCGACAGGAAAATTTATTGGCGAAGAAGGAGAAGTAGCGTGGTAG
- the moaCB gene encoding bifunctional molybdenum cofactor biosynthesis protein MoaC/MoaB, whose amino-acid sequence MVDITHKSNTLRQAVALAVIKVSGPDTIQAIRNNEVPKGNIFEFSRASGLLAIKKTSDMVPDCHPLPIEYANISYDIVDLSIIVRVEVHTIYKTGVEVEAMHGAMNVALTVYDMLKPIDKAVEITSIRLASKKGGKSDISKINNNLKCAVIVCSDSVAKGLKEDLSGKLIINKLEDYGIVASAYVLIPDEENIIQEKAKFFLSQGYQLVLYTGGTGLSPRDVTPDAIKPLLDQEIPGMMEAARVYGQQRTPLAMLSRGIAGFMSDMLIITLPGSSRGVQETMDALFPAALHVFSVRQGIRHDEAK is encoded by the coding sequence ATGGTAGATATCACCCATAAATCTAATACGCTGCGACAAGCTGTTGCTTTAGCGGTTATTAAAGTATCTGGCCCTGATACCATACAGGCAATTCGCAACAATGAAGTTCCTAAAGGAAATATTTTTGAGTTCTCGAGAGCTTCCGGTTTGTTAGCGATAAAAAAAACCAGTGATATGGTGCCAGACTGCCACCCTTTGCCTATAGAATATGCAAATATCAGCTATGATATTGTCGACTTATCTATTATCGTTAGGGTGGAGGTTCATACCATTTATAAAACGGGTGTTGAAGTAGAAGCTATGCATGGTGCCATGAATGTGGCACTTACGGTGTATGACATGCTTAAACCAATTGATAAAGCGGTGGAGATAACCTCTATCAGGTTAGCTAGTAAAAAGGGAGGTAAGTCGGATATTAGCAAAATTAATAATAACCTTAAGTGCGCGGTGATCGTATGTTCGGATAGTGTCGCAAAAGGGTTGAAAGAGGATCTGTCAGGCAAGCTTATTATTAATAAATTGGAGGACTATGGAATTGTAGCCAGTGCGTATGTATTGATACCTGATGAGGAAAATATTATTCAGGAAAAGGCGAAATTCTTTTTAAGCCAGGGTTATCAACTCGTGTTGTATACCGGAGGTACCGGACTCTCTCCCAGAGATGTCACTCCTGATGCCATAAAACCCCTGCTCGACCAGGAAATTCCAGGTATGATGGAGGCTGCCAGGGTTTATGGCCAGCAGCGTACACCGTTAGCTATGCTTTCGAGAGGGATAGCAGGGTTTATGTCTGATATGTTGATTATTACACTGCCTGGTTCATCAAGAGGTGTGCAAGAAACCATGGATGCTTTGTTCCCCGCTGCATTACATGTTTTTAGTGTCAGACAAGGTATTAGACATGACGAAGCAAAGTAA